Sequence from the Kribbella aluminosa genome:
GATCACCGGCCGAAGTTCCACCGCGGCCGGCGCGCGACTTCGGCCCGGGTGCTGGATGCCGACCAGGTCGGGGAACTACTCGCGGCGGCGGGCGACGTCCGCGACGCCCTGATCGTCGGCCTGCTGTACACCGGCGCGCTGCGGGTCTCCGAGCTCTGCGGCGCCGACGACGTCGACCGCCACGACGAGGGCCGCCGTACCTGGCTCGTCGTCACCCGCAAGGGCGGAAAGACGATTCGCGTACCGCTCGAGACCACGGTGGCTGAGCTTCTCGACACGTACCGCGCGTCGCGGCCTGCCTGGACCGGCGTGGGACCGGCTCCGCTGCTCGCGGATGCCACCGGCAATCGCCTCGACCGCCACGACGTCACCCGACTACTCCGCCGGCTCGCCAAGGCGGCCGGGATCCCCCGCCCGGAGACGGTCGGCCCACACTCGTTGCGCGCCACCGCGATCACCGACCAGAAACGTCGCGGCCACAGCGCCGAGGACCTCCAGGAGCTGTCCGGTCACGCAGATGTGCGCACCGTCATGGTCTACATCGACGACGACGGCCGTGCCGAACGGGTCTCTGCCCTCACCGACGACCTCGGCCGCGTCATGACGGCCGTACCGCGGCACCTCAAGTCCCCAGGTTGAGCCGATCTCCGGAGAGCGTCGCCTGCATCTTGAGTTAGTAACACGCTTGGTTTAACTTATCCGCGCAGCTGCCCTCGCCTGTCCTTCCAGCCGCCACCTGGAGGTTCCAGCATCATGTCCAGACGCTTGCTCGCGCGGATTCTGCCCGCCGCGCTCGCCGTGGACCGCCCTGGATGAGCCCACCTGTCCGGCGGATCGCAGTCCTCTCCGAGAGTCGTTGACCTGGCGTCCGTACGGCGCATACTGAATGGCATCAGGGGGTGCAGCGCAGATGGTGCCTGTCGAGGTGATCGAGAGCGGCGCCGGCGTACCAGTGGTGTTCGTACACGGCGATGTGTTCGATGCCGCCGCGGCCTGGCAGGCGCAGCAATCTCTGGCCGATGGACACCGGCTGCGGCTTGTCAACCGCCGAGGATTCGGGCAGAGCACCGCGGTGGACGGGGAGGACTTCGCGGTCGACGCAGCCGATATCGCTGAGGTACTCGGCGACGGAGCCCACCTCGTTGGGCACTCCTACGGCGGCGTGGTCTCGTTGCTGGCGGCATCAATACGACCGGAAGCGGTGTTCTCGCTGACCGTGATCGAGCCTCCCGCGTTCGGCCTGGTCCGCGACCAACCGCCCGTGGCAGCGTTCATCGACGCGGTCAAGGAGCTCATCGCGACCGATCCGACCCCGGACGAGTTCCTGCCGAAGTTCATCCGCATCGTGGGCGGCGATCCCGGTCGGCTGCCTTCGCCGCTGCCGCCCGCCCTCGTACAGGCGGCTCGGGTACAACTGCGGGGCCGATGGCCGTGGGAGGCGGAGATCCCGCTCGACCTCCTCGCGGCGACGGTGTTCCCCAAGCTGGTGGTGTCCGGGAACCACAGCCGGATCTTCGACGCTGTCTGCGATGTGCTGGAGCAGCGACTACCCGCAGCCCGAGCCGTCGTCCCAGGCGCGGGACACTCCGTCCCGTTGGTGGGCGCAGCCTTCAACCAGCACCTCACCGCCTTGTGGACCCGAGCCGAATCGGCACCAGCCAACCAGAGCAAGCAATGAATCCCCGCACCGCACGGGACTCCCTCGGTCAGGAGAGTCGGAGATGACTGTGTACACCCTCGGGCTGTGGACGGTGCGGCCTGGGCACGAGGAAGAATTCGTTCGCGCTTGGACCGACCTCGCCGAGCAGACGAAACTCGAGTTCCCCGATGAGCAAGCCACCCTGCTGCGTGACGGCGATCAGCCGAACCTATTCATCAGTTTCGGGCCGTGGACCTCGATCGCCCAGATCGACCAGTGGCGAGCATCGGACACCTTCAAGAACGGCGTCGGACAGATCCGCGCGCTCATCGACGACTTCGTACCCCACACAATGCACCCAGTTGCCGGCATCGACTAGACGCCGGCGCCGACCGCTCATGAGCGTCGAACCAGCCAGCCAGGAGGCGCTGATCGAGAATGGCTTGAGCAACAGGCTGTCGCCGGGATTCTGCAGGTTGCCGGGAATGACGATGCCGACCAGCGCCGCTACCTGCTGCCGACGCCCTATGTCGACGTCTTCACCGACGCCGACAGCCTGCACTACCTCGCGCCCTTCGCCACCGCCATGCGCCCCAGCACGCTCCGCGAAATACGCCTCCGCCGCCGGCTTCCGGGAAACGCAGATCTTGCCGATCGAACACGACTTCTGGCGCTTCTACCGCCCACTGTTGCGCCCCGGAACGTACGAGGTCGGCGCGCAGGTCACAGTGACGGCAGCCCCGAGATCGGATAGCGTTTTCCGGGACTGGACCGTGAACGGGGCGGTGGTGGCGACAACGCCGTCGTACATCTTCACCGTCACAACGGACCAGATACTGACCGCCAACTTCACACCGAAGTAGGAGCGAGATGGCTGACATACAACAGCAGGTCGCGATCGTCGGGTGCGGCATCATCGGCCGCACCCACGCCAAGGCCATCGCGGAACGGCCGGACGCGATCGTGACCGCCCTGGTGGACGGCGACGCCGCGGCCCGGGAGGCACTCCGTGCGCAACTGGTCGAGCTCGGCCAGCCGGAGCCGAAGGTGTACGACGACCTGCCCGCGGCGCTGAGTGGGTCGGACGTGTCCCTCGTCGCGATCTGCACCCCGAGCGGTACGCACGCGGCGCTGGCCGAGCAGGCGCTGGAGCAGAAGAAGCACGTGGTGATCGAGAAGCCGCTGGACGTGGACCTGGTCCGCGCCCGCCGGCTCGGCGCCGCGGCCGACCGGGCCGGGAACCACGGCGTGGTGTCGTCGGTGATCAGCCAGCACCGGTTCGACGCCGGCAGCGCGGTGGTCAAGCAGGCGATCGACGCCGGGCGGTTCGGGCAGTTGACGTCGTCCGTCGCCACGGTCGCCTGGTGGCGCAGCGACGAGTACTACGCGTCCGCGGGCTGGCGTGGTACGTGGGCACAGGACGGGGGCGGCGCGCTGATGAACCAGGGCGTGCACACCGTCGACCTGATGCTGTGGTTCATGGGCCGCCCGGTCACGATCCAGGCGCAGGCGCTGCGGGCGGCGCACCACGCGATCGAGGTCGAGGACACGGTGGTCGCGACGCTCACCTTCGAGAACGGCGCGGTCGGCACCCTGCACGCGACGACGGCGGCGTACCCCGGCGGGCGTACGCGCGTCGCGGTCCACGGCACCGAGGGCGGCGCCGAGATCGAGGACGACCGCCTCAGCCGCCTCAATCTGGACGGGGTGCAGGAGGATCAGCCTGTCGACGCGGGCGACCCGGGCGGCCACGGAGCGCAGTACGACGACATCCTGACCGCGATCGCCGACGGGAACGCACCGGCGATCACGGTGCAGGACGCCATCGATGCGCTGGCGACGGTGCGGGCCGTCTACATCGCCTCCACCCTGCAGCGCCCGGTGAAGTTCATCGACGTACTGGAGGGCCGCTACGACGACGTCGACGTCTCCCGCGGCGTCGGCCTACCCCCGAGCTAAAGGCATTGCGTCCGAAGAAGTGTGGTCCAGAGACCTCACTTCTTCGGACGCAACGTGGTGGTCAGGTCACACCGTGGTGGTCAGGTGCCGGGGTCGCGGTTGTTGAGGATGCGCTGGTAGAGGTTGCAGTCCTGCCAGTGGCCGTCGATGTGCAGGTACGTCGGCGCCATCCCGATCTGCTGGAACCCCGTGCGCTCCAGCACGCGCTGCGACGCGACGTTGCCGGTGAGAGTGCTGGCCTCGATGCGGTGAAGCTTCAACTCGGTATCGGCGATCTCGGCGACTGCCTCCACCGCGCGGGTGGCGAGGCCGCGGCCGATCGAATCGACGGACACACAGTAGCCGAGGCTTGCGCTGCGGAACGGGCCCGGAACCAGATCGCTCAGCGTGATCGCGCCGACGATCCGGTCCCCCGACGCGAGCACCCACGGCACCACCTGGCCGTTCTTGTACCGCTCGAGCTGGTAGTTCATCCGCTCGGTCTGACCCGCCGCGGTGAACCACTCCTCCGTACGCGCCGGCTCCCAGCGCCGGAGATGCTCCCGGCTCCGGGTCTGTGCGTCGGCCAGGGCGGGAGCGTCGTCGAGGGTCGCGATCCGGAGCTCGACCTCCGGCGTGAGCGGGCGGGGATCGATCACTGTGCGATCACTTGGGCAGCCTCCGTGCCTGACTCGATCCCGACACCCGAGGGGTGAACGCGTCGTGGAAGATCGTCGACGCCGCCCCGACCGCGGCCGCGTCCTTCTGCAGCATCGACTCCTCGACCCCGACCTGACGGGTCTCCCGCGCCAGCGGATGCGCGTTCACCGCCCGCCCGATCTCGGCCAGGAAGATCTCCGAGATCTCCTTCCCGAACGCCGGCCCGCCGAGCACCAGCAGATCGATGTCCAGCAGGTCGACGAGCCCGACGGCACCCTGCCCGATCACCCGCGCCACCTGCCGCACCGCCTTGACCGCCGCCTCGTTGCCGGCGGCAGCCGCGTGACAGACCGCCTTGTACCGCGTGGCCTCGTCGGTCGCGGCCGGATCCGTCTCGACGTACCCGTACTCCGCCGCGATCACCGGAAGCGACGCCGTCGGGTTGCATTCGCGGACCAGCCGCGGCCCGTTCTCGCCGTCCCACTCCCCCACCCGCAACGCCGCGACCTGCCCGAACTCCCCCGCGTTCGACGTACCGCCGCGATAGATCGCCCCGTTCAGGAACAGCCCGCTCCCGACGCCGGTGCCGAGGTACAGGTACGCGAAGTCCCGCGCCCGCGCCGACCTTCCGATCCAGCGCTCGCCGATCGCCGCCGCCGTACCGTCCTTCTCCACCAGCACCGGGTGGTTCAAGCGCTCCTGCAGCAACTGCCGGATCTTCAGCCCGCGCCAGGCCGGCTGCAACGGAAGCGCCAGCAGCGACCCGTCCGCGTCGATCGGCCCCGGGACCGCGACACCGACGCCGAGCATCGAGTCCAGGTCCACCTGGCTGATGCTCAACGCCGCGGTCACCGTCGCCGCGGTCAGATCCACCAGCTGCCCGGCCTCCAGATCCTCCGCCAGGTCGACGGTCTCCCGGCGGACGATCTTCCCGTCCAGGTCGACGACCGCGACGGTGAGCAGTTCGGGATCGACGTGGATCCCGACCGCGTGCGCAGCGTTCGAGCGCAGCCGCACCGGCGTACGCGGCTTGCCGAGCCGTTCCGCGCGCTCCTGCGCCTCCTCCACCAGCAGGCCCTGCTGGAGCAGGATGCGCAGGATCCGCGACACCGACTGCTGGGTGAGACCGGTACGGCGGGAGATCTCGGTCCGGCTGATGATGCCGGCCAGCCGGATCGTCTCGATGATCACGGCCTCGTTGAACGAGCCCAGGTCGTACTGGTTCGCGCCCGCGCGCCGCACCAGCCCTTCGAAGGAATCGCTCATCTCCGCCTCCCCGTCTCGTCGCTGCCTGGCCGTGATCGTACTGCCGAACTACGGTGCCTACGGTGCTTACGGTGCTTCCAGGGCTCCGTCGATCCGCCGTACGCCGGCCGCCCACTCGTCGTGACCGGACAGCTCGGCCGGGTACCGGGCCGCTGCCTCCAGGTCGACGTCGATACCCCAGCCGGGCGCGTCGTTCGGCCGCAGCCAGCCGTCCTCGATCCGCAGCGTGCCGGGGAACACCTCGTGCACCGCCTCGTCGTAGATGTGGCCCTCCTGGATGCCGAAGGCAACAGAAGTGACGTCGAGCGCGACGTTTGCCGCGGCTCCGACCGGCGAGGTGTCCCCAGGCCCGTGCCAGGCCGTCCGTACGCCCGAGATCTCGGCCAGATCGGCCAGCTTGCGAGCCGGGGTCAGACCGCCGATGTCCGAGACATGCGATCGAATGAAGTCGACACCGCCGTCCCGGATCAGCCGGACCGCGTCACCGAACGACGTCGTCAGCTCGCCGACGGCCAGCGGAACCGGCGAGGCGGCGCGCACCTCGGGCAGCCGGTCCCACAGCTCCGGCGCCAGCACGTCCTCGAGGAAGAACAACCGGTACGGCTCGAGCGAACGCGCCAGCAGCACCGCTTCCTTCGGCGTCAGCCGCGAGTGGACGTCGTGCAGCAGCTCGATGTTGTCCGGCAGCGCGTGCCGGGCCTCGGCGAACAGCTCCGGCGTCGTCCGCAGGTAGTCCCGCGCCGACCAGCCGTTGTGGTACGGCGAATCCGGGTAGAGCGTCGGCACCCGCGGAGCGCCGTACCCGCCGCCGCCCGGCGTGGACATCTGCAGCCGGATGTGCCGCCAGCCCTGCGCGATCAGCTTCTGGGCGTGGTCGAGGGTGTCCTCGATCGTCTGACCGCTGGCGTGGATGTAGGTGTCCGCGGCCGCGCGCACCTTGCCGCCGAGCAGTTCGTACACCGGCATCCCGGCGCGCTTGCCGGCGATGTCCCAGAGCGCCTGGTCGATCCCGGAGATCGAGTTGTTGGTGACGGGTCCGCCACGCCAGTAGCCGGAGTACGACGCGAGTCGCGTGAGGTCGCCGATGTCGCCCGGGTAGCGGCCGACGAGCAGCCGCGCGAGGTGCTCGTCGACGAACGTCTGCACCGCCTTCCAGCGCTGCGTGAACGTGGCACAGCCCAGCCCGTACAGGCCCGGCTCGGTGGTTTCGATCTTCACGACCACCAGCGGGATACCTTGCGGCGCCGTGACGATCGCCTTCACCTCACGGATCCGGAGGTCGTCGCGGACCGGCCACGGCTGGTCGAAGTTCGAGGGCATTCAAAGCTCCAGGGAAAGGGGGAGGGGAAGGGGCAAAGTCGGTAGGTCCAGTTCGTGCCGGGCCTGGAAGCCCAGCATCGTGCGTACTGCGGTCAGGTCCATCGGCACCTCACGCCCGACGAACCGCCGCAGCCGCGGTACGTCGGGGGCGTACGCGTCCAGCAGGTCCTCGGTCGCGTACGGCGCACTACTGGTGCCGGCGGCAACGAAGAACGTGTGCGCCCCGGACAGCGGCGCGGTCAGTCCGAGCTCGACGACGTACGCCGCGTCGCGGGTGTCGAGGTACGTCCACGCCTCCCGCAGGCCGCTGACCGGATTCTCCTTGACGTGCCCGGCCATCCGCTCGAGGGCGTCGGCCGAGTTCACGTGCGGGAACCGGAAGGCGACCACGTCGATCCCCCACCGCCGCCACGCCATCCGCGCGGTGTTCTCGTCGTTCTGCTTCGACAGCGAGTACCAGTCGCCGACGTCGCTCGGCGCCTTCTCGTCCCACGGGAAGTACGCCGGCCGGATCTCGTGCGGGTTGAACGGCACGCCGGTGGCGTTGATGCTGCTCGCGATCACCGCCCGGCCGATCCCCGACGCACCCGCCTGCGCGAGCACGTTGAACGTCGACACCACGTTGATCGAGTAGACGTCGTACGGCGTGCCGGCCGACGGGTGCGGCAGCGCGGCCAGGTGGACGACGTACTCCGCACCCTCCAGGGCCCGCGCCACATCCGCCTCGGACCGGGTGTCGCCGATCAGCACCCGGTCCGCCTTCAGGTCCGGATGCGGCACGTTCGACAGGGCGGTCACCTTCGCACCCAGGGCGTTCAGGTGCTCGACCGTGACCAGCCCGATCCGGCCGGCTGCCCCCGTGACCAGCACCCGCCGGCCGTTCAGTTCACTCACTCTTTGATGCCTCCGGACATTCCGACGCCGCGCAGGAACTGCTTCTGGAACAACAAGAACAGCACCACAGGTATCAGAACCGCGAGGAACAGTGCGCTCATCTGCAGCGAGATCTCTGTGGTCTTCTGCACCCGCGGCAGCGCGACCGAGATCGGCTGCAGGCGCGGATCCGGCAGCACCAGCAGCGGCCAGAGGTAATCCTTCCACGAACCGATCACGGTCAGCAGCGCGACGACCCCGACGATCGGCTTCGACAGCGGCAGGATCAGCGCCGTGAACAGCCGCAGGTTGCTCGCCCCGTCGATCCGGGCCGCCTCGATCAGCTCCCGCGGGATCGAGTCGAAGTACCGCTTCATCACCAGGATGTTGAACGCGCCCGCGGCCTGCGGCAGCCAGACGGCCCAGAACGTGTTCTGCAGGCTGACGTGCAGCAGCGGCATGTCCAGCACGGTCATGTACAGCGGTACCAGCGAGATCACGCCGGGCAGGAACAGCGTCGCGAGGACCGCGCCGGTGACGACCGGGCCCCACTTCGGGCGCAGGACGCTCAGCACGAACGCACCCGTCGTACAGACGAACAGCGTCGAGACCATCGAGCCGATGGCGATGAACGCGGTGTTGCCGAGGTACGCGCCGACCTGCACCCGGTTCCAGGCGTCCGGGATGTTCTTCAGCTGGATCCCCGACGGCCACAGCTGCATCGGGCCGCTGAGGATGTCCTGGCTGGTCGAGACGCCGGACTTCAGCAGCCAGAGCAGCGGACCGACGCCGGCGACCGCGACAGCGATGAAGATCAGTACCTGGATCACCGGCAGCCCGTACCGGACCGCACCGCGCTGCCGGTCGGCGGTCGAGATGATTCCGCGTTCCCAAGAAGTGTCACCGTTCATGAGGTACTCCAGCGGCGAGTGACGAAGTGGTAGACGGCCGACAGCACACACAGCACCAGGGCGAGCAGCACGCTCAGCGCGGTCGCCGCCCCGAAGTCACCGTTGATGAACGCGTACCGGTAGATCAGCAGCAGCACCGTGGTGGTCGCGTTGTCCGGGCCGCCGCCGGTGAACAGGAACGGCTCGGTGAACACCTGGAACGTCCCGATCAGCTGCAGCAGCATCATGATCAGGATGATGCCGCGGATCTGCGGCAGCGTGACGTGCCAGACCCGGCTCCAGATCCCGGCGCCGTCCAGTTCGGCGGCCTCGTACAGCTCGGTGCGGACACCGGTCAGCGCCGCCAGGTAGATGATCGACGTCGCACCGGCACCGGCCCAGGTCGCCTCCAGTACGATCGCCGGCATCGCCAGGGTCGGCGAGTTCAGCCAGGCGAACGGCCCGATCCCGAACCAGCCGAGGATCGCGTTGAACACACCTGCACCGCTCGGGTCGTAGAAGAACGTCCACAGCAGGATCGCGGCCACCGGTGGTACGACGGCCGGCAGGTACGAGAGCACGTTGTA
This genomic interval carries:
- a CDS encoding NAD-dependent epimerase/dehydratase family protein, with the translated sequence MSELNGRRVLVTGAAGRIGLVTVEHLNALGAKVTALSNVPHPDLKADRVLIGDTRSEADVARALEGAEYVVHLAALPHPSAGTPYDVYSINVVSTFNVLAQAGASGIGRAVIASSINATGVPFNPHEIRPAYFPWDEKAPSDVGDWYSLSKQNDENTARMAWRRWGIDVVAFRFPHVNSADALERMAGHVKENPVSGLREAWTYLDTRDAAYVVELGLTAPLSGAHTFFVAAGTSSAPYATEDLLDAYAPDVPRLRRFVGREVPMDLTAVRTMLGFQARHELDLPTLPLPLPLSLEL
- a CDS encoding carbohydrate ABC transporter permease; the encoded protein is MTWYRSGGLSAIFFALPLVLIFLYFSWGPIVRGLVLSFQKNNLVQAPEWVGWSNFSYVLTDPQLPQAALNTLYFAALALVFGFPVPLFLAVFVSELRKAGWLYNVLSYLPAVVPPVAAILLWTFFYDPSGAGVFNAILGWFGIGPFAWLNSPTLAMPAIVLEATWAGAGATSIIYLAALTGVRTELYEAAELDGAGIWSRVWHVTLPQIRGIILIMMLLQLIGTFQVFTEPFLFTGGGPDNATTTVLLLIYRYAFINGDFGAATALSVLLALVLCVLSAVYHFVTRRWSTS
- a CDS encoding carbohydrate ABC transporter permease, with product MNGDTSWERGIISTADRQRGAVRYGLPVIQVLIFIAVAVAGVGPLLWLLKSGVSTSQDILSGPMQLWPSGIQLKNIPDAWNRVQVGAYLGNTAFIAIGSMVSTLFVCTTGAFVLSVLRPKWGPVVTGAVLATLFLPGVISLVPLYMTVLDMPLLHVSLQNTFWAVWLPQAAGAFNILVMKRYFDSIPRELIEAARIDGASNLRLFTALILPLSKPIVGVVALLTVIGSWKDYLWPLLVLPDPRLQPISVALPRVQKTTEISLQMSALFLAVLIPVVLFLLFQKQFLRGVGMSGGIKE
- a CDS encoding enolase C-terminal domain-like protein — encoded protein: MPSNFDQPWPVRDDLRIREVKAIVTAPQGIPLVVVKIETTEPGLYGLGCATFTQRWKAVQTFVDEHLARLLVGRYPGDIGDLTRLASYSGYWRGGPVTNNSISGIDQALWDIAGKRAGMPVYELLGGKVRAAADTYIHASGQTIEDTLDHAQKLIAQGWRHIRLQMSTPGGGGYGAPRVPTLYPDSPYHNGWSARDYLRTTPELFAEARHALPDNIELLHDVHSRLTPKEAVLLARSLEPYRLFFLEDVLAPELWDRLPEVRAASPVPLAVGELTTSFGDAVRLIRDGGVDFIRSHVSDIGGLTPARKLADLAEISGVRTAWHGPGDTSPVGAAANVALDVTSVAFGIQEGHIYDEAVHEVFPGTLRIEDGWLRPNDAPGWGIDVDLEAAARYPAELSGHDEWAAGVRRIDGALEAP
- a CDS encoding InlB B-repeat-containing protein — encoded protein: MPIEHDFWRFYRPLLRPGTYEVGAQVTVTAAPRSDSVFRDWTVNGAVVATTPSYIFTVTTDQILTANFTPK
- a CDS encoding ROK family transcriptional regulator, translating into MSDSFEGLVRRAGANQYDLGSFNEAVIIETIRLAGIISRTEISRRTGLTQQSVSRILRILLQQGLLVEEAQERAERLGKPRTPVRLRSNAAHAVGIHVDPELLTVAVVDLDGKIVRRETVDLAEDLEAGQLVDLTAATVTAALSISQVDLDSMLGVGVAVPGPIDADGSLLALPLQPAWRGLKIRQLLQERLNHPVLVEKDGTAAAIGERWIGRSARARDFAYLYLGTGVGSGLFLNGAIYRGGTSNAGEFGQVAALRVGEWDGENGPRLVRECNPTASLPVIAAEYGYVETDPAATDEATRYKAVCHAAAAGNEAAVKAVRQVARVIGQGAVGLVDLLDIDLLVLGGPAFGKEISEIFLAEIGRAVNAHPLARETRQVGVEESMLQKDAAAVGAASTIFHDAFTPRVSGSSQARRLPK
- a CDS encoding tyrosine-type recombinase/integrase → MNDQPAPLVFRPTETAVELPRPDRATEAAVRRSLGRRRPLHDPGADPTDRLDLLIEALTPELTALVVLWLGGTRRASRDTRIGYADDLLLWADWARRELGRERFGLDLQRGEVTMWLTCQQDAGAASSSISRRLSALSSLYRYAAGWGLPVVSPISDDDHRPKFHRGRRATSARVLDADQVGELLAAAGDVRDALIVGLLYTGALRVSELCGADDVDRHDEGRRTWLVVTRKGGKTIRVPLETTVAELLDTYRASRPAWTGVGPAPLLADATGNRLDRHDVTRLLRRLAKAAGIPRPETVGPHSLRATAITDQKRRGHSAEDLQELSGHADVRTVMVYIDDDGRAERVSALTDDLGRVMTAVPRHLKSPG
- a CDS encoding alpha/beta fold hydrolase is translated as MVPVEVIESGAGVPVVFVHGDVFDAAAAWQAQQSLADGHRLRLVNRRGFGQSTAVDGEDFAVDAADIAEVLGDGAHLVGHSYGGVVSLLAASIRPEAVFSLTVIEPPAFGLVRDQPPVAAFIDAVKELIATDPTPDEFLPKFIRIVGGDPGRLPSPLPPALVQAARVQLRGRWPWEAEIPLDLLAATVFPKLVVSGNHSRIFDAVCDVLEQRLPAARAVVPGAGHSVPLVGAAFNQHLTALWTRAESAPANQSKQ
- a CDS encoding putative quinol monooxygenase; this encodes MTVYTLGLWTVRPGHEEEFVRAWTDLAEQTKLEFPDEQATLLRDGDQPNLFISFGPWTSIAQIDQWRASDTFKNGVGQIRALIDDFVPHTMHPVAGID
- a CDS encoding Gfo/Idh/MocA family protein, with product MADIQQQVAIVGCGIIGRTHAKAIAERPDAIVTALVDGDAAAREALRAQLVELGQPEPKVYDDLPAALSGSDVSLVAICTPSGTHAALAEQALEQKKHVVIEKPLDVDLVRARRLGAAADRAGNHGVVSSVISQHRFDAGSAVVKQAIDAGRFGQLTSSVATVAWWRSDEYYASAGWRGTWAQDGGGALMNQGVHTVDLMLWFMGRPVTIQAQALRAAHHAIEVEDTVVATLTFENGAVGTLHATTAAYPGGRTRVAVHGTEGGAEIEDDRLSRLNLDGVQEDQPVDAGDPGGHGAQYDDILTAIADGNAPAITVQDAIDALATVRAVYIASTLQRPVKFIDVLEGRYDDVDVSRGVGLPPS
- a CDS encoding GNAT family N-acetyltransferase — its product is MIDPRPLTPEVELRIATLDDAPALADAQTRSREHLRRWEPARTEEWFTAAGQTERMNYQLERYKNGQVVPWVLASGDRIVGAITLSDLVPGPFRSASLGYCVSVDSIGRGLATRAVEAVAEIADTELKLHRIEASTLTGNVASQRVLERTGFQQIGMAPTYLHIDGHWQDCNLYQRILNNRDPGT